TGGGGGATGCGCTACCGGATCAATCGGCGTCCTACCTCTAAACGGCCGCTGAGCGCGCGCTGGCGAATGATCAACCGGGCGCGCTCGCGGACCCGGGCTCGCGGCGAGCATCCCTTCCGCGTGGTCAAGCATCTGTGGGGCTTCGTCAAAGTGAGGTACCGGGGCTTGGTCAAGAACTTGGCCCGCGCGCATACCATGT
This region of Candidatus Binataceae bacterium genomic DNA includes:
- a CDS encoding transposase gives rise to the protein YGAGDRCHVADITQLPDLLHGQEREVFGDQAYWKEDDRKFLEAWGMRYRINRRPTSKRPLSARWRMINRARSRTRARGEHPFRVVKHLWGFVKVRYRGLVKNLARAHTMFALANLYQVRHQLSPSAASRAL